CTACTGGATCATCCTAACCACGCTGTTCGTCTGCCAGCCGAACTACGGCGCCACACGGCGCAAACTCGGTCAGCGGATCATCGGCACGGCCATCGGCCTCACGGTGGCGTGGGCGCTGTTCGATCTGTTCCCCAACCCGGTGGTGCAGTCGTGCTTCGCCATCGCCGCCGGGGTGGTGTTCTTCACCAACCGCACCACACGCTACACCCTGGCGACGGCGGCGATCACCATCATGGTGCTGTTCTGCTTCAATCAGGTCGGCGATGGCTACGGGCTGTTTCTGCCACGGCTGTTCGATACCCTGCTGGGCAGTCTGATCGCCGGACTTGCGGTGTTCCTGTTTCTGCCGGACTGGCAGGGCCGACGCCTGAACAAAGTGCTGGCCAACACCCTGACCTGCAACAGCATCTACCTGCGCCAGATCATGCAGCAATACGCCGCCGGCAAGAGCGACGACCTCGCCTATCGCCTCGCCCGACGCAACGCCCATAACGCTGACGCGGCGCTGTCGACGACACTGGCGAACATGCTCATGGAGCCGGGGCATTTCCGAAAGGAAGCGGACGTTGGCTTCCGTTTCCTGGTGCTGTCGCACACGTTGCTCAGCTATTTGTCAGGGCTCGGCGCGCACCGTGAAACACAGTTGCCAGCGGAGGTGCGGGAGCATCTGATCGAAGGCGCCGGGGTGAAACTGGCGAGCAGCATCGACGAAATCGCCCAAGGCCTGGCGAGCAAGCAGCCGATTGCGATTCAGAGTGATGAAGAAGAAGCGCTGGCCAACGAGCTGGAGCAGATGCCGGACGAGATTGATGAGGGGCAGCGGCTGGTGCAGACGCAGTTGGCGCTGATTTGCCGGCAGTTGGGGCCGTTGCGCACGTTGGCGGCGCATCTGATCAAGGACACCAGTGAAATCAGCGCTGGCTGACAGGGCGTCATCGCGAGCAGGCTCACTCCTACAAGGGAACGCATTCCAACTGTAGGAGTGAGCCTGCTCGCGATAGGGCCATCAGCCCCACAATAATTCCAGCTCAGCCCTCACATTCCATGCCGCCGCAATAACTTCTCGTAGGTCCCGTCAGCCTTCATCGCTGCAATCGCCCGATCAAACCCGGCCACAATTTGCTCATGCTGCGGATTCTTCAGGCTGACCAATATGTGCAGGCTGTTCTCACTCAACGGCTTGGGTAGAAACTCGACCGAATTGCGCACCTTGGCCGATTCCCGCGCCAGGTAATATTTCGCCACGTATTCGTCTTCCAGCGTCAGCTTGACCCGGTCCGCCGCGAGCATGCGCACGCCCATGGCGAAGTTGTGCACAGGGACTTTCTGCATCGCTGTGTCGGCATCGAACGGTGCGGAATAGGCATACCCGCGCACCACCGCAATCGGGAAGGTGTGCAGTTGTTCAAGGTTGCTGTAGTCGATGGGTGCGTCTTTGCGCTTGAGGAACCGGATGCGGTTGATCAGGTACTCGGCGGAAAACTGGCCGATCTGCGTGCGTTCGTCGTTGTACCAGGCGTTGACCAGCACGTCGTAACGTCCCTCGCCGACCCCCAGCAACGCCCGCGCCCATGGCACTTGCTCGT
This genomic interval from Pseudomonas koreensis contains the following:
- a CDS encoding substrate-binding periplasmic protein, whose translation is MLRLLQAVALIGLLVLGQDAAAQKLRLAFDNWPPFTDDALVNGGLATDIVSTALARAGYASGYEQVPWARALLGVGEGRYDVLVNAWYNDERTQIGQFSAEYLINRIRFLKRKDAPIDYSNLEQLHTFPIAVVRGYAYSAPFDADTAMQKVPVHNFAMGVRMLAADRVKLTLEDEYVAKYYLARESAKVRNSVEFLPKPLSENSLHILVSLKNPQHEQIVAGFDRAIAAMKADGTYEKLLRRHGM